Proteins encoded in a region of the Solanum dulcamara chromosome 9, daSolDulc1.2, whole genome shotgun sequence genome:
- the LOC129903611 gene encoding probable calcium-binding protein CML44, which yields MSTLNESHIQRIFDKLDEDGDGLVSLDELKGLLDKIGACTGLEELQSLVGKTSLNFIDFLFFYEAMVKKNNGEKIKEDKNIDNNNNNLEDDLVEAFKVFDLNGDGFISCEELQKVLSRLGLWDEKEGSDCKNMINMYDTNLDGVLDFEEFKNMMLVSNS from the coding sequence ATGTCTACGTTGAACGAAAGCCACATCCAGAGGATATTCGACAAGCTTGATGAAGATGGTGATGGATTAGTGAGCTTAGATGAGCTGAAAGGCCTACTTGATAAGATTGGAGCTTGCACGGGCCTTGAAGAGCTTCAATCTTTGGTAGGTAAAACGAGCCTTAACTTCATCGACTTCTTATTCTTTTACGAGGCTATGGTGAAGAAAAATAATGGAGAAAAGATAAAAGAGGACAAGAatatagataataataataataatttggaAGATGATCTTGTTGAAGCATTCAAGGTTTTTGATTTGAATGGAGATGGTTTTATTTCATGTGAAGAGCTTCAAAAAGTGTTATCAAGATTAGGATTGTGGGATGAGAAAGAAGGAAGTGATTGTAAGAACATGATTAACATGTATGATACTAACCTTGATGGAGTTCTTGATTTTGAAGAATTTAAGAACATGATGTTGGtttcaaattcttga